A window of the Mucilaginibacter sp. cycad4 genome harbors these coding sequences:
- a CDS encoding ABC transporter permease: protein MLRNYIKIAWRNIVNNKAYTAINVLGLAAGMAVALMIALWVANEYSYDKFLPNADRVYQVRRNFNSNGETLTFSSTSLKLADVLRTLPEFEYVASTDWGGTHGLVVGDKKLSIDGVQAGSDFLKMFEYDLLQGSRTSALSDPYSIVLTKATAIALFGTENVINKVVKVDNSYNLKVTGVIQDVPLNSSLQFKYIIPFSLSEQQPYMRGAHDSFGNNGFELFAKLKPGVTYARLAPKIIHIEKGEKNVNAENSDVIMQPMADWHLYSDYKNGIASAGFIDYVRIFSIVGILVLLIACINFINLTTARSEKRAREVGIRKAIGSQRKHLIFQFLIESALITFISFICSVLFVQIALGPFNALTGTTIAIPFNSITFWLITMGCVLFTALVAGSRPAFYLSSFNPVKVLKGTIQVGRSASYSRKILVVMQFSCSIALIISTVVIYKQIQYAKNRPSGYDINRLLATNANDDLGKHFSAFKNELLQSGIIESISTASSAITDINMHNNLDQWTGKMAGETVEMGVIAIADDYFKTAGMKMLAGRDFKNVASDTSNVVFNQAAVKRLRLKGDPISQVLIYDGKPVKVNGVVKDALMLSPFAQADPTMFVYNNAPHQNMIYRLSPKINPHDAIDKIGQVFSKYSPAYPYTYRFVDDDYNRKFGQEVLVGKLAGIFAALAIFISCLGLFGLAAYIAEQRTKEIGVRKVLGATVSQLWFLLSKDFVLLVLVSCVIASPLAFYFLQGWLQKYDYRVTVGPGVFIISALAAIVITLVTISFQAIKAAIANPVKSLRSE from the coding sequence ATGCTTAGAAATTATATCAAAATAGCCTGGCGAAACATCGTCAATAACAAGGCTTATACGGCAATCAATGTTTTAGGATTGGCAGCCGGGATGGCTGTCGCGTTGATGATAGCACTTTGGGTTGCTAATGAGTACTCGTACGACAAGTTTTTGCCAAATGCAGATAGGGTATACCAGGTGCGCCGTAATTTTAACAGTAATGGCGAAACGCTGACGTTCAGTTCAACATCATTAAAGCTGGCCGATGTGTTGCGCACCCTGCCCGAGTTTGAATATGTTGCATCTACCGACTGGGGTGGTACTCATGGATTGGTGGTTGGCGATAAAAAGCTATCGATAGACGGCGTGCAGGCGGGAAGTGATTTTTTGAAAATGTTTGAATACGACTTGTTACAGGGGAGCCGGACATCCGCTTTGAGCGATCCCTATTCAATTGTATTAACAAAAGCTACTGCTATCGCTTTGTTCGGCACCGAAAATGTGATTAATAAAGTAGTAAAGGTTGATAACTCCTATAACTTAAAAGTTACCGGCGTAATACAAGATGTACCATTAAACTCATCGCTGCAGTTTAAATATATTATACCGTTCAGCCTTTCAGAACAACAACCCTACATGAGAGGAGCCCATGACAGTTTTGGTAATAATGGCTTTGAACTTTTTGCCAAATTAAAACCCGGTGTAACCTATGCGCGGCTTGCTCCAAAGATCATACATATTGAAAAAGGCGAGAAGAACGTAAACGCCGAAAATTCAGACGTGATCATGCAGCCTATGGCCGACTGGCATTTGTATTCTGACTATAAGAATGGTATAGCCAGTGCCGGTTTTATTGACTATGTACGAATTTTTAGTATTGTTGGTATACTTGTATTACTGATAGCCTGCATTAATTTTATTAACCTTACAACAGCCCGCTCCGAAAAGCGCGCACGTGAAGTAGGTATCCGCAAGGCCATTGGCTCTCAGCGTAAGCATCTCATTTTTCAGTTCCTCATAGAGTCGGCGTTGATTACCTTTATATCTTTTATTTGCTCGGTACTTTTTGTGCAGATAGCCCTTGGGCCGTTCAATGCACTTACCGGTACTACCATCGCTATACCATTTAACAGCATAACTTTTTGGCTGATAACGATGGGGTGCGTATTGTTTACGGCTTTAGTCGCCGGGAGCAGGCCCGCGTTTTATCTTTCTTCATTTAACCCTGTTAAGGTTTTAAAGGGCACTATCCAGGTTGGCCGCTCGGCATCATATTCACGAAAAATATTGGTTGTGATGCAGTTTAGCTGCTCCATTGCGTTGATTATTAGTACAGTTGTTATTTACAAACAGATCCAATACGCTAAAAATCGTCCAAGCGGGTATGATATCAACAGACTGTTAGCTACCAACGCTAATGACGATCTTGGCAAGCACTTTTCCGCATTCAAAAACGAGTTATTGCAAAGCGGGATAATAGAAAGTATCTCCACGGCATCGAGCGCTATTACCGATATAAACATGCATAACAACCTTGATCAATGGACTGGGAAAATGGCAGGTGAAACGGTTGAAATGGGTGTGATAGCCATAGCTGACGATTATTTTAAAACTGCCGGCATGAAAATGCTTGCCGGCCGCGATTTTAAAAATGTAGCTTCCGATACCTCAAATGTTGTTTTTAATCAGGCTGCTGTTAAACGCCTCCGCCTTAAGGGAGACCCGATTAGCCAGGTGCTCATTTACGATGGCAAGCCGGTTAAGGTAAATGGCGTAGTTAAAGATGCATTGATGCTATCGCCATTTGCACAGGCCGACCCAACTATGTTTGTGTATAACAATGCTCCGCATCAAAACATGATCTACCGCCTGTCACCTAAAATAAATCCCCATGATGCCATTGATAAGATAGGGCAGGTGTTTTCAAAATATAGCCCCGCTTACCCCTATACCTATCGTTTTGTGGATGATGATTATAACCGAAAGTTTGGTCAGGAAGTATTGGTAGGTAAACTGGCGGGCATATTTGCAGCGTTGGCAATTTTTATTTCATGCCTCGGGTTGTTTGGCCTGGCTGCGTACATCGCGGAGCAGCGTACCAAAGAGATCGGCGTACGTAAAGTATTAGGTGCAACCGTTAGCCAATTGTGGTTTTTATTGTCGAAGGATTTTGTGCTGCTGGTGCTTGTAAGTTGTGTAATAGCCTCGCCGTTAGCATTCTACTTTTTGCAAGGCTGGTTGCAAAAATATGATTACCGGGTAACGGTTGGCCCTGGTGTATTTATTATATCGGCCTTAGCGGCTATTGTGATTACGTTGGTAACCATTAGCTTCCAGGCAATTAAAGCGGCAATTGCCAACCCGGTTAAAAGTTTACGTTCAGAATAA
- a CDS encoding ABC transporter permease — protein MIKNYIKIAWRNLVRNKAYATISVIGLALGIACGVLIFTLINYHLSFDTFHKDKDRIYRFYTEFHDQGVDRVGAIPQPMAKGYRNDFAFSEKTARYISFNKTLITITRGSEVKKFGEDDGVAFVEPDYFNILNFPLLKGDKKTMLVNPNEALVTEKIANKYFGNDNPIGKTFKLDNNITVTITGVLQDLPNNTDQKQQIFISYASMEAYGGKGRENNWGGVYSGCQGFTRLKPGVTKAQVETAMLQLVKKNYTGRDLQVWRFKLQPIAEMHFDRELGGYADKSYLWALFFIGVFLIITASVNFVNLATAQALNRSKEVGIRKVLGSQPFQLFWQFIAETAIISVIAVGVAIGLSEIALPALNNLFRARMTFSWSQLSVFIVLITIIVVFLSGSYPGLVLARFQPIKALKSKLSQKDVGGFSLRRVLVVTQFTISQVLIIGTIIVVSQLHYSQTADLGFNKNAIVLVPLPQNDKIKMSTMRNRITEIKGVENLSYCANAPASRSNSNTGIQYDNRAEDEHWSINTKQADENYLSTFGIKLVAGRNFFKGDSVKELLVNETFVKKLRLKPQDVIGKQMAINGRNYKGTIVGVMKDFYNYSFHSEISPLCVMPNYQDLGTVAVKIDMRNAKATLAQIDKIWNQTFPEELYSYQFLDDTIKRFYEMDNILLTLVEAFAGIAIIIGCLGLYGLVSFMAVRKTKEIGVRKVLGANISSILWLFGKEFSILLLIAFVIAAPLAWWAMHNYLKDFQYRISIGPQIFVISILSSLIIAWITVGYRATMAALANPVKSLRSE, from the coding sequence ATGATAAAAAACTACATAAAAATTGCCTGGCGAAATTTGGTACGTAACAAGGCTTACGCAACCATCAGTGTTATTGGTTTGGCTTTGGGTATAGCCTGCGGTGTATTAATATTTACATTGATAAATTATCATCTGAGCTTTGATACATTTCATAAGGATAAGGACAGGATCTACCGATTCTATACTGAATTCCACGATCAGGGTGTAGACCGTGTAGGCGCCATACCACAACCCATGGCTAAAGGTTATCGTAATGACTTCGCTTTTAGCGAAAAAACAGCAAGATATATTAGTTTCAACAAAACGCTGATCACTATAACCAGGGGAAGCGAAGTTAAAAAGTTTGGTGAGGATGATGGGGTAGCTTTTGTTGAGCCGGATTATTTCAATATCCTGAATTTTCCTTTACTCAAGGGGGACAAGAAAACTATGCTTGTTAACCCCAATGAAGCTTTGGTTACCGAAAAAATTGCCAATAAATATTTTGGTAACGATAATCCGATAGGCAAAACTTTTAAGCTGGACAATAATATAACCGTTACTATAACGGGGGTACTGCAGGATTTGCCAAACAATACCGATCAAAAACAGCAGATCTTTATTTCGTATGCCAGCATGGAGGCCTACGGAGGCAAGGGCCGTGAAAATAACTGGGGAGGTGTTTACAGCGGTTGTCAGGGCTTTACCAGGTTAAAGCCAGGCGTAACCAAAGCGCAAGTTGAGACAGCTATGCTGCAACTGGTTAAAAAAAATTATACCGGCCGCGATTTGCAGGTTTGGCGCTTTAAATTACAGCCCATCGCCGAAATGCACTTTGACCGTGAACTTGGCGGATATGCCGATAAAAGTTATTTGTGGGCACTGTTTTTTATAGGAGTGTTCCTGATTATTACAGCATCTGTAAACTTTGTAAACCTGGCAACGGCGCAGGCTCTTAACCGCTCAAAAGAGGTGGGTATTCGTAAAGTGCTCGGTAGTCAGCCTTTTCAATTATTCTGGCAGTTTATTGCCGAAACAGCCATTATCAGCGTTATAGCGGTTGGTGTAGCAATTGGCTTGTCAGAAATTGCCTTGCCCGCATTGAATAATCTGTTCCGCGCGCGGATGACCTTTAGCTGGTCGCAATTGAGTGTTTTCATTGTTTTGATTACTATTATTGTAGTATTCCTTTCAGGCTCGTACCCAGGCCTGGTGCTGGCAAGGTTTCAGCCAATCAAAGCACTTAAAAGTAAGCTGTCGCAAAAAGATGTTGGCGGGTTTTCGTTACGCAGGGTATTGGTAGTTACCCAATTTACTATATCGCAGGTACTGATCATTGGTACCATTATCGTGGTATCGCAATTACACTACTCACAAACTGCGGATCTTGGTTTTAATAAAAATGCTATTGTGTTGGTGCCGCTTCCTCAAAATGATAAGATTAAAATGAGCACCATGCGCAACCGCATAACCGAAATTAAAGGTGTTGAAAATTTATCTTACTGCGCTAATGCACCTGCATCCCGTTCAAATAGCAATACCGGTATTCAATATGATAACCGTGCCGAAGATGAACATTGGAGCATCAATACCAAACAGGCCGACGAAAATTATCTTTCGACTTTTGGTATAAAGTTGGTTGCCGGCAGAAATTTCTTCAAGGGAGATTCAGTTAAAGAGCTTTTGGTGAATGAAACCTTTGTTAAAAAGCTGCGCCTTAAACCGCAGGATGTAATTGGAAAACAGATGGCAATTAATGGCCGTAATTATAAAGGTACCATTGTTGGCGTAATGAAAGATTTTTATAATTATTCTTTCCATTCAGAAATTTCGCCATTATGTGTAATGCCCAATTACCAGGACCTGGGTACCGTTGCCGTTAAAATAGATATGCGGAATGCTAAAGCTACATTAGCGCAGATTGATAAGATCTGGAACCAAACCTTCCCCGAAGAATTATATTCATATCAGTTCCTGGATGATACTATTAAGCGTTTTTACGAAATGGATAATATCCTGCTAACGTTGGTTGAAGCATTTGCAGGTATCGCGATCATCATCGGTTGCCTTGGTTTATATGGCCTGGTATCATTTATGGCAGTGCGTAAAACAAAAGAGATTGGGGTACGCAAGGTATTGGGAGCCAATATAAGCAGTATACTATGGCTATTTGGTAAGGAGTTTAGCATATTGCTGCTCATCGCTTTTGTAATAGCTGCTCCGCTGGCCTGGTGGGCAATGCACAATTATTTAAAAGATTTTCAATACCGGATCAGTATCGGCCCTCAGATATTTGTAATATCGATACTATCAAGCCTTATAATAGCGTGGATCACGGTAGGTTATCGGGCTACTATGGCTGCGTTGGCCAATCCGGTTAAGAGTTTGCGGTCTGAATAA
- a CDS encoding ABC transporter permease: MIGNYIKTTVRGLMKNRAYSVLNIAGLAIGVACASMIFLWVQDELTFNNNFVKRDNLYTVRENQTYDGKTSTFRATPGPMAAALKVDIPGVKNAARMAGSDNIVFALGDKVINEEGSYTDAEIFPMLKLPFVQGDEANVFRELRSVVISTTMAKKFFGDANPMGKTLKMNNEQNFTVTGVFTDLPKNSTFQMQWFAPLKNIDHMQPWMQDWGANWARTYVELEPTADVKAVNKKLANYIGTKKNGNKTVSFLFGMNDWNLRDKFTDGKMDGGRIEYVRLFAAIAVIILIIACINFMNLSTARSEKRAKEVGVRKVMGAGKGKLIAQFIGEAVIMAFIAVIIAVLLVYGALPTFNNLVQKELAIDILQPSHLIYLLLIGLITGLLAGSYPAFYLSSFNPIAVLKNIKLPTAAGAGFIRQSLVVIQFSVSIILIIGTVIIYQQIQHVKNRELGYEKDNLVYIDTKGKLTDHFATVNNELKQTGVVADASLSEYPVLQIWSNTDNFSWDGKDASKNPLITIENVSPQFVSTMNMKLVAGRDFYANAKLDSNNVIINEAFAKQMGKAGHVGGIIRDGGTKPYQIAGIIKDFLYNDMYVAGAPLMLFSRPQNNNILTIRFKRGVNLTEALAKTAEVYKRASPGYPFEYKFIDADFNELFKTETLTGKLAGVFASLAIVISCLGLFGLAAYTAERRIKEIGIRKVLGASVAGLTGLLSRDFLKLVAVSCLIAFPVAWYATNNWLQNYQYRVTVQWWVFAAAGIAAIVIALATVSFQAVKAALSNPVKSLRSE, encoded by the coding sequence ATGATAGGAAATTACATTAAAACCACTGTACGAGGCCTGATGAAAAACCGGGCTTACAGCGTTTTGAACATCGCCGGTCTGGCTATTGGTGTGGCCTGTGCATCTATGATATTTTTGTGGGTGCAGGACGAGCTTACGTTCAATAACAATTTTGTAAAGCGGGACAACCTGTACACGGTTCGTGAAAACCAAACCTATGATGGTAAAACCTCCACGTTTCGCGCTACCCCGGGCCCTATGGCAGCAGCGCTAAAGGTTGATATTCCAGGTGTTAAAAATGCCGCACGTATGGCCGGCTCAGATAATATCGTATTTGCGCTGGGCGATAAAGTAATTAACGAAGAAGGTTCCTATACCGATGCAGAGATCTTTCCGATGCTGAAACTGCCTTTTGTACAGGGTGATGAAGCTAATGTTTTTCGTGAACTGCGTTCGGTAGTGATTAGCACCACCATGGCTAAAAAGTTTTTTGGTGATGCCAACCCGATGGGCAAAACTTTAAAAATGAATAATGAGCAGAACTTTACGGTAACCGGCGTATTTACCGACCTGCCCAAAAACTCAACTTTTCAGATGCAATGGTTTGCCCCCTTAAAAAATATCGATCATATGCAACCCTGGATGCAGGATTGGGGTGCCAACTGGGCCCGTACCTATGTAGAGCTTGAACCAACTGCAGATGTTAAAGCGGTCAATAAAAAATTGGCTAACTATATCGGCACCAAGAAAAATGGCAACAAAACGGTTTCATTCCTTTTCGGTATGAATGATTGGAACCTGCGTGATAAATTTACCGATGGTAAAATGGATGGCGGGAGGATTGAATACGTTCGTTTGTTTGCCGCCATTGCTGTTATTATCCTCATCATAGCCTGTATCAATTTCATGAATCTGTCAACCGCCCGGTCCGAAAAACGTGCTAAGGAAGTTGGGGTGCGTAAGGTAATGGGGGCAGGTAAAGGCAAGCTTATCGCCCAGTTTATAGGCGAGGCTGTGATCATGGCATTTATAGCGGTAATTATAGCCGTGCTATTAGTGTATGGGGCTTTACCAACGTTTAATAACCTGGTGCAAAAAGAATTGGCTATTGACATATTGCAGCCATCGCATTTAATTTATTTACTGTTGATAGGATTGATTACCGGTTTGCTGGCAGGAAGCTATCCGGCGTTCTATCTGTCGTCATTTAACCCGATAGCGGTATTAAAGAATATTAAACTGCCGACAGCAGCCGGTGCGGGTTTCATCAGGCAAAGTTTGGTAGTGATCCAGTTTTCGGTATCTATTATATTGATTATTGGTACGGTAATTATATACCAGCAAATTCAGCATGTGAAAAACAGGGAGCTGGGTTATGAAAAAGACAATCTTGTTTACATCGATACCAAAGGCAAGCTGACCGATCATTTCGCAACGGTAAATAACGAGTTGAAACAAACCGGCGTAGTGGCCGATGCTTCATTGAGCGAGTATCCTGTTTTACAGATTTGGAGCAATACCGATAATTTTTCATGGGATGGTAAGGATGCTTCAAAAAATCCACTCATTACAATTGAAAATGTGAGCCCGCAGTTTGTATCAACCATGAACATGAAACTGGTTGCCGGTCGTGATTTTTATGCCAATGCTAAGCTCGACAGTAACAACGTGATCATTAACGAAGCCTTTGCCAAACAAATGGGTAAAGCAGGTCACGTGGGCGGTATTATCAGGGATGGCGGCACTAAACCTTACCAAATTGCCGGAATTATTAAAGATTTCCTTTATAATGATATGTATGTTGCCGGTGCGCCGCTTATGTTATTCAGCCGTCCGCAAAACAACAACATTTTAACTATCCGCTTTAAACGAGGCGTTAATTTAACGGAAGCATTAGCTAAAACAGCCGAGGTTTATAAACGTGCAAGCCCCGGCTATCCTTTCGAATACAAATTTATTGATGCCGATTTTAATGAGTTGTTTAAAACGGAGACACTTACAGGCAAGCTGGCGGGAGTGTTTGCATCGCTAGCCATTGTAATATCATGCCTTGGCTTATTTGGCTTAGCTGCCTATACTGCCGAGAGAAGGATCAAGGAAATAGGTATCCGCAAAGTGCTGGGCGCATCTGTTGCAGGTTTAACCGGTTTGTTATCCCGCGATTTTTTAAAGCTGGTTGCTGTTTCATGCCTGATAGCCTTCCCGGTTGCCTGGTATGCCACTAATAACTGGCTGCAAAATTATCAATACCGGGTAACCGTACAATGGTGGGTATTTGCAGCTGCCGGCATTGCTGCAATAGTTATAGCACTGGCAACTGTAAGTTTCCAGGCTGTTAAAGCGGCCTTGAGTAACCCGGTTAAAAGTTTGCGTTCGGAATAA
- a CDS encoding ABC transporter permease, translating to MLKNYFKIAWRNIVRHKGYSAINIAGLTVGLAACLLIFVIIQFELSFDTFNPNYKNIYRVVTQEKHESETTTNPGVAVPATDALRLDIPQAKVAALNSSYGSQITVPEVAGSNTGDKKFTENIGVLFIQPQFFDIFSHKWLAGNPSVLANPDMVVLDKSSAVKYFGDWKDAVGKTLKMDNVLTLKVSGIVEDAPVNSDFPFKIMVSFDTWKQHPKDYNYSAEWGSTSSSHEVFVLFPASMSKSAIDAQLKAFSAKHFKKGSAQTTLLPQPLADMHFDTQIGNPLGDHSTSRATLRTLSFIALLIIIMASINFINLSTAQSVGRSKEVGIRKVLGSTRPQLIVQVIGETTIIVIASALIALAVARLAMPQLKNIANVPDSISLFTTGSLLFLAASTVTIVLLSGIYPALVVSGFKPVLALKNKITAASIGGIPLRRGLVIAQFAISQLLIIGTIVAVNQMDFVNKADLGFNKNALLIIPGYTDSLSLRKMESFKQQALQNPRVKSVSFSSDVPSSENNWGTNFDFNNSTKDVGFNTYLKFGDADYFKTYGLTFAAGKAYDVGDTAKQYVVNETFIHKLGIQKADDAIGKTMRLGGGKWLQIVGVVKDFKTNSLREAIKPIVISPAKKFEGQIGIKIQTSDLNKTVSQLQKMWENTYPEYAYNGYFLDENIAKFYEQENKMALVYKVFAGIAIFISCLGLYGLVSFMAVQRTKEVGIRKVLGASVSSIVLLFSKEFIVLIGLSFLIAMPAAWYIMNGWLQNFVYRISMSAWIFLLAIVSSLVIAWVTVGYKAVKAALANPVKSLRSE from the coding sequence ATGCTGAAAAATTACTTCAAAATAGCCTGGCGAAATATCGTTCGTCATAAAGGCTATTCTGCTATAAATATTGCAGGTTTAACTGTTGGCTTAGCTGCCTGCTTACTCATTTTCGTGATCATCCAGTTCGAACTCAGTTTTGATACCTTCAATCCTAACTATAAAAATATCTATCGCGTAGTTACACAGGAGAAACACGAGTCGGAAACTACTACCAACCCTGGTGTAGCAGTTCCAGCCACAGATGCTTTGCGCCTTGATATCCCGCAGGCTAAAGTGGCTGCTTTAAACAGCAGTTATGGCAGCCAGATCACTGTGCCGGAAGTAGCCGGAAGCAACACAGGCGATAAAAAGTTTACCGAAAATATAGGCGTATTATTTATCCAGCCCCAGTTCTTTGATATTTTTAGCCATAAATGGCTGGCTGGCAACCCTTCGGTATTAGCCAACCCGGACATGGTTGTTTTAGATAAAAGCTCGGCTGTTAAATATTTTGGCGACTGGAAAGATGCTGTAGGCAAAACCCTTAAAATGGATAATGTGCTAACGCTAAAAGTATCGGGTATTGTTGAAGATGCCCCCGTGAACAGTGATTTTCCGTTTAAAATAATGGTTTCTTTTGATACCTGGAAACAGCATCCTAAAGATTACAATTACAGTGCCGAATGGGGCTCAACCAGCAGCAGTCACGAGGTGTTTGTGCTGTTTCCGGCCAGCATGTCAAAAAGCGCTATTGATGCCCAGTTAAAAGCATTTTCGGCTAAACACTTTAAAAAAGGATCGGCACAAACCACGCTGCTGCCTCAGCCGCTTGCTGATATGCATTTTGATACGCAGATAGGTAACCCGCTTGGTGATCACAGCACCAGCAGGGCTACGTTGCGCACCTTGTCGTTCATTGCGCTGCTCATCATTATCATGGCCTCTATCAACTTTATCAACCTGTCGACAGCGCAATCTGTCGGCCGGTCAAAAGAAGTAGGGATCCGTAAAGTATTGGGCAGTACACGTCCGCAATTGATCGTCCAGGTAATTGGCGAAACTACTATCATTGTCATTGCTTCGGCCTTAATAGCATTAGCTGTTGCCAGGCTGGCCATGCCCCAATTGAAAAATATAGCCAATGTGCCTGATAGCATCAGCTTGTTTACTACCGGCAGTTTATTGTTTTTGGCTGCAAGCACAGTAACTATAGTGTTATTGTCGGGCATTTATCCGGCGTTGGTGGTGTCTGGTTTTAAACCGGTACTTGCGCTTAAAAATAAAATAACGGCTGCTTCCATCGGTGGCATCCCGCTCCGTCGCGGATTGGTGATTGCCCAGTTTGCCATATCTCAATTACTTATTATCGGTACTATAGTAGCCGTAAATCAAATGGACTTTGTAAACAAAGCCGACCTCGGTTTTAACAAAAATGCTTTGCTCATCATTCCTGGTTATACTGATAGTTTAAGCCTCCGGAAAATGGAATCGTTTAAGCAACAGGCGTTACAAAATCCCAGGGTAAAATCGGTTAGCTTTTCTTCAGATGTACCATCGTCAGAAAATAACTGGGGTACTAATTTTGATTTTAATAATTCAACCAAAGATGTTGGCTTTAATACCTATCTCAAATTTGGAGATGCTGATTACTTCAAAACATATGGGCTAACGTTTGCTGCGGGCAAAGCTTATGACGTAGGCGATACCGCAAAACAGTATGTAGTTAACGAAACCTTTATACATAAATTGGGGATCCAAAAAGCCGATGATGCAATAGGAAAAACTATGCGTTTAGGCGGCGGCAAATGGCTGCAAATAGTTGGTGTTGTTAAGGATTTTAAAACCAATTCGCTTCGCGAAGCTATAAAGCCAATAGTAATATCACCGGCAAAGAAATTTGAAGGCCAGATAGGTATCAAAATTCAAACTTCAGATCTGAACAAAACCGTATCGCAACTGCAAAAGATGTGGGAAAATACCTATCCCGAGTATGCCTACAATGGCTATTTCCTTGACGAAAATATAGCTAAATTTTATGAGCAGGAAAACAAAATGGCATTGGTTTATAAGGTGTTTGCCGGGATAGCCATTTTTATATCATGCCTCGGCTTATATGGCCTGGTATCGTTCATGGCAGTTCAGCGCACTAAAGAAGTGGGAATCCGCAAAGTATTAGGCGCATCGGTAAGTAGCATTGTACTGCTGTTTTCAAAAGAGTTTATAGTGCTTATCGGCCTCTCTTTCCTGATAGCTATGCCGGCCGCATGGTATATTATGAACGGATGGCTGCAAAACTTTGTATACCGTATTTCAATGAGTGCCTGGATCTTTTTATTGGCGATAGTATCATCATTGGTAATAGCGTGGGTAACAGTAGGGTACAAGGCTGTTAAAGCAGCACTTGCCAATCCGGTTAAAAGCCTGAGATCTGAGTAA